CGGTATTCCTCGCCGTTGGCACTTTTATAAGAAACGTGTccttcttcgacgttaattagtTTCCGACGTGCTTTGATTATCTTTGTCAAGTGGACTCTCGACTCCAACAGAATTccattattttacttaacgttgatatttatataccaaaaaatgttTAATGTGGGGACCACCGGGTGGTCAAAGGGTTTTACGCAGCAGCCCCGGTAATTCACTTAAGAGTTAAACGAGGAGAAAGAATCGAAAGGTTGACAGAGAGTTTCCGTTGCGACAGATGCACGATGGCGGACGGGTGGCGTTTCTCGTGAGGCGGCAACGCGAAGGACGGGAGGATGGGCAACAATGGGAGCAATTCGCGGGACGAACAGGCCGCGTCCATGTGTTCGCCGGGTTCGGAAGCGAGCCGCGGGTGGTCGCAATCCTTTCCTCGGGAGCTCGCGAGGCATCGGTCGCAGCAGCCCACGGCGGCACGGAAGGTCCTTCCCGAGCCATCCAATCAGAGACTGCGTGCCACCGACAACGGGAGCATCATTCATAACGGAGGGACCATAAGCGGCCGCAGACCACCGACGTTTGCGTCCTCGCGCGACCTCGGCAAGGTACCCGTACTCGTTCGATCCGCATTCTCTtgaaatttcattattttccGCCGCGGGGCTCAATTATCGTACATAGTACAATACAGTAATATATTATGTTTCATAAATGTATCCCTATAGAAGAGAAAGTTGTTTAATCCGTTTACCAACGAAGAAAGCAATGTTTCAGCACGAGGGTCCGTTCCGAGGTAGGAGCACCTCGGCGTCGAACGTCGCCGAGCCGCGATCCAGGAGGATCGAGCGACACTGTCGACGTTACCAGAGCGACGCCAGCCAGCAGGAGATCGCCGCGGAGCTGAAGAGGTTCGGCAGCGAGCCCGATCTCCGCTACTCTCCCGACGTCGGTGCATCGTTCCAGGATCATCGACAGATCGCCGACGGAGAAGACGGACGGTCGTCCAACTGCCGTCGCGTCGACAGGGACGCCAAGGATCGCGTCGAGAGCAGATACAAGGCTAGAAAGAAGTACAAAGCACCGGCTCCGCCGACGCTGCTCGAGCTGACCGGCGACGATCCTCGATGCGCGAGGGACCTCGACGCTCGATGTCGATTCGAGAGGGAggtacagccgccgccgccgcgacGCTCTCGCCTGTTCAAGACAAGAGCGGAGAGCAAGAAGGCTCAGGTCAGCTGGCAGCTGTCGGGATTGAACCGTGCGTTCGATCGCGAACGAGTACGAGGAGGACGGGAATCGAGCGAGGATCCTCGTCGCGTGGACGAGCATCGACAACGGCCAAAGCAGATCGACGGGAAGAACACGCTTCAGAGGAGCATGAGTAGCCCAGAGTTTCAGGCTGAGCTGATCCAAGTCGCGAGAAGAGTACGCGACAAGCTCGATTTCACAGGCACCGCGAACGCCAGCGAATCGACGACCGAGTTTCGATCGTTGGATCGTCGATTGGACGTCTCGGTGGGCTGTGAAGGAGATCGTGTATTTCGAGAGAAGAGTCCCGATGGACGCGAGAGTCGCGACGCCAACGAGCCTCTGTCCCCGAAGAGCACGAGTCGAGGCAAGCGACCGGAGGAAACGAAACCGGTGTCCAGTCTCGATCGAGACGAGGCCAGGAAACCGTTGCGGGAGAGGATCGAACGGAAGGCGGCGGACCGTCGCCGACGAGCCAACGAAGGCGCGAAACACGGCAAGCGCGTCGAGGTAACGGTCGGTGTGGCGGATCGGCCGCGTGCCGCGAAAGATGCTCGCGAGACCAGAGGCTGGCCCGTCGGAAGACCGAGCACGCCGGAAACGCTCGGTCAGCGGAAAACCGGGGACAAGGAGAACTCGGATCCCAGCTGGTGGAACGGCGATAAGGCCAACGACAGACGCAAGCAATCCAACGACGAGAAATGGCCCGCTCCGGACAAACCGGAAACTAAAAATGGACCTGCTCTCTCCGAGGAAGCGAAAACCCTGGAGGAACATCGACGGGAGGACGACCAGTGAGTTTATTTGTTCTTTGGTACTTTCTTTTACTTTCCGAaccctcaatctcaactgaattatttcactTAACGTTGATTTTTACCGAATTGTTCAATGGAAATCAATAATTTTAGAGATATAGCCTTTACCTGTCGAGTCCCTCCTGTATTTCGTCATTACTGACTAGGAATACTCAGTTTTCTACGCGATTACAGTTCATTTTGATCCTCTGTAGGTTCGCTTTGTCGACACACCCAGCTCCAAAGACGTTCTATTTCGGCATGAACGAGATTCTGACCAGCGAATCTCGCGACGGCTCTCATCACCGAAAACAGGAAACGCGGGCCAAGTTCCGGGATCTGGAAGACGGTAGATCTTCCGTGGACACGGCCGACGATACGGACGACAACTCTGTGAGCCAGGAATCTTTTATTAATTTCGTTCGTTTGGATAATCGAAGCAGAAATATATGACTCAAACATACATGTATATGTATTCCATGCGTCCTGAACGATAAAACGATATTTTTATATATCTATGCCTAGAACTATAATAAAAAACAGTTGAATGTCATAAAAAAGAAATGTTTGTATAATAATAGGAATAATTTGTAAATCGATGTACCGGATAACTTTTATACCACCGTAGCAAGAAATCTCTGCTATTTTACAGGGGCGAAACGTAGTAGAAGACATCTCGCTGAAATTGCGACCAACCTTGCCAAAAAAGCAGCTAGAAATCCCACGATTTTCGCCGTCCGCAGCGTGGAGATTACTATCTGCTCTGGAAGCGCCAGGACCGAGTATGAGCACCGCCAGCGAAGAAATACCGGTTCGTAAAACGCTAATAAACCATTTCGTACCTCGTGCTCGCTCTATTATTAAAATCACACTGTAGGTCCTTCCGGTACACGCTTCCTTCTGAAATTCGCCGATCTCAGAACCATTCCGTTCTACTGGCCTACAAAAACAATCGATACAATCAAATCGAATATAAAGTATCGTAAAATCTAATGGTAATTAATAACGGTAATAGTTTGCCTCGATCGCGTTCCAGGTGATGTTCGAGGAACGCATAGAGCGTCTCTCGAGGCCACCGCCGCCCCCGCCGCCTTTGCTCGCGCTGGGTCCTAGGAGTCTGCACGACAAGTCCGGCGATTCCGGGATATCCGGGGACGCCGGGGCACCGAACGAGGATTCCTTGGACGTGAGCACCATCAATCGAATAAAGACGCCGGCAACGAGACCGACGTGGACGCCGCAGCAGGACCTGGGCGAGGAATCGAGCAGCGACGCTGGCGTGGACTCGCCGCCGCCTCTGGCAACTCCTCTCAAATATCCTCCCAGAGCGCACGTCTTCTCCCTCTCGTTGCCTCGCGAGGACTCCAGGTCGTACCTCTGCGCCCCCGAGACCAAGCCCAGAGAGGTGTCCGCGTTCAATTCCCTGAAAAAGCTCAAGAGATCGGTGTCCGGAGCATTCGGTATCGGCAGCCACGACCTCCACAGGAAGTCGGCGCCCGACGTCCTCGACGACAACTGGTTCCTGTCGACGAGCGCGCCCACCTCGTTGCAGCACAACCAGGTCGTCGAGGTGACGCGGGTCTCGACGTCCGTGTGGAGGCCGTTCGTGCCTCGCGACGATCCCGAGGAGAacgtcgacgacgacgaggaaGAGGAGGACGAGGAAGAGGAGGACGAGGATATAGCGGAGGACGAGGACGCTGAAGGCGACGACGAGGTGGACGACGACGCTGGCGACGAGCTGGTGTCCGAAGGCAAAGTCAACGACTTCCCCGTGGTCATGAAGCCTCCGTCTTTCTCGTACCTGACGCCCGGCGGTCACGTCATGTATCTGCCGGAGTCGAACGAAGCGGAACACCGGGTGCTGAGCCTCAACGGACGGAAAATCGCCACCGGCGAGGAGGCGACGATTCGCGAGAAGACCGGAAACTCGAAGGATCGCGCGGTCACGGCGAAACGACGCTCCAAGAATTCAAGGTCGTGCGTGGGCGGGGTCGCGAGCTCGAGAGCCGTCGGCGAGCGCTCGAGCTTCGTCGAATCGTACGAGAACAACGGCGAGGCGAAGCAAAGAAGACGACAGTCGTCGTCCTGCGAGCGAGAATCGAACGGAGAACCATCCGTCGAGTCCGCGGAGAGGAAACCTCAACCAAAGAGCAAGTCCAAGAGCAGACGGTTCACCTTCCAGTCGACGGTCAGACAGATCGAGAGGCGCAGGTTGGCCGAGAAATTGTCCAGGGAGGCAGAGGCGAAGGAACGGCAGAGGAAAGGCGAACTCGAAGCCATGCGGAAGGTCGAGGAGGAGTTTCAACGGAAACGCGCCAAGGAGAAGGCCAACATCAGGCAACAGTTGCGGCTGTTCAAGGAAATGGAAGAGAATTTCAAGTAAGTCGAgaacacgaacacgaacacgagCACGGCCACGGCCTAAGACTATCGAGCGTTCCAACACGGAAcattttctattaatttttttgcAGCAACATGCCGGCCGTCGAATGGGATGGTTCGCAGTTGTCTCGCGCGGAACCCGACGGAGCACCATCTTCCACGGCTTCGTCGCCGACCTGGTTGCCAGCTGAAAAATCGGCGACCACGGCTGCTAAGAACTTGGACGCGAGCAGCGAATTTCATCGACAACGAGAGCCTGGCTCTGGTTCGGGTTCCGGTTCGGGTTCGGGTTCAGCCTCCGACTCCAAGCACCGTCGCGGCGAACAAACCAGCTATCGACCCAAATACTACGACTGGGCCCCGGATACCTCGTCGAACCTAGAATACAAACAAACTACCGTTCATCCAAAGATCGTTTGCGATATCCCTAAAAGTTCACCTGTATTCGTGGACGTAAACGTTCATTCTGCCAAGCCTGTAACGTCCAACTCCACCCCCAGGTCCGACAATTACAGGCAAGTACCTTCGATCTTCGAGAAAACTCTGATTTCGAGAGGTGACCGTGTAATCGTTTCGTCCTGCAGGAAAGATTTCGCGCACGGTGCGATGATAGGTAGATCCTCCTTCGCGAGTAGCGACAGCGAATTCTCGCAGCCAAACACCAGGCCACATTCCAGGGAAACTGGAATAAAAAGCAAACCGCATCATCGATCTAGGTACGTTAAACGATAGCGTGTACCAGCCTCCATTTCTGCTTCAGTCGACAAAGTAGTTTTCCTATCCTTGTGTGCTACATCCTTCCACCTATCGTATACGATCGTTTGCTACCTTCAATTAAACGAACCTCTGTCAAAGTTTTCATTTCTGGCTATTTTCTGCATGAAAAGCGATCGCGTTTCCTCGATACGATCCGCGCGCGATCCCCAAACCGTTTCGTTTCCGATTACTAATCGTTGGCTTTTTCGTTTTTCGTTTCACGCAGGTTTTAAGGTGGGcatgatatacatatgtattacGCGTAGTCTTAACGCCTCTAGTCATCTAACAACGCTTCGCTAAAGCTAAGCCAGGTAACGCTTCTAATTGCGCATGGATCCGTGAGACTCTAGCAAAAGTACCATATAAACGAATGCTCGGAATGCGTATCGAATCGACCTGTTTTCTCAAAACTACTTATATCGATGTAAAGTTTTCCAAAACTCGGTCGAATCCTGACGGAAACGGTTCACGCGCGATTCACGGTTCGATTTTAGTCCAGAGAAAAATTACCATGAAAATACAGAGACGCGTAAACCGTTAGATACACGTTATTCGCGCGACGAATCTCGAAACTTGCTTTTTAATAGACACAATAGCGGCTAGAATAAGATTTATTGAAACACCGATTCGTCGAGCAGTGAACTCTTTCTGGCGATTCGAAACGCGACGAGATAACGGAAATAAACGAACGCAAACAAACGAGCAAACGTTGAGCAGGTCGGCTAGTCCGGAACGAAGCGACGATGCTGCAACCTCGGAAGAGGAAACACCGGTGGAACCAGCGAAACGGCCGAGGAATCCTACGCATGATTTCATATTAAACGGAGTGCAACCATTCACGAAAAAGAAGACTTATCGACCGATTGCTTTCAATCCTCAACCGCCTCCGCCCATTCCGAGTTAATCGTCCCGAACATTTCGATTGTACGCGTTGCTGCTGTTCGTACTACGTTCGAAGCGTTGTTTACGATCGTCGTACTTTTAGGAAAGTTTCGAGGAAACACGAAAATCGAACGTCGATGAAAAAATACTTAACGCGAGGGCGTAAATTATCTCGTAATTGCACACATCGAGTAGGTTGTACGCGTTAAAGTTAAATCTCAGAGATTCTATCTTGCAATAGTAAATCGCACCGACGATTGCGAGCCTATTTTCTTTCGCATACACACATCTATACAGACGCGCACACAgatacacgcacacacacacacatatgtaATATAAGTCAATAAAACATTACCTTGTTAAAATGTATTCTGTTATTTTTATCAACGAATATCAACCGCGATAGATACGAGCTAAATTCAACTTGGGAGGCTACAAATCAAACAGAAAGCTCGAGAAACAATCATCTAGAATCTTTTTACCATTTCGACATCGAGTCCAGCGTTAATGATATTCATAATGGAATAAGAATACAGCGCTAAATATGGCAGAAATTACGATTTGAATCTAGTAAAGAAGCTAATATTCGGTCgaaaataaatgtaattataAGATAAACGTGATACGCTTTCACCACAAACCAGGTACATATACGAGTAGACAGACAGCTTATGGACTGaaagtggcccaatctgactgccataccgacctgaaaattccgaggtgattttagcgtcctcttctcatgggtgGCGGTAACTtgacaaactattcactgaattagtatcgaTGGACCGATGGCgatgcgacgcgatgctgaaccgtgcagcggatcttgggatcgaacctactgcccttgctaactcgatctcgatAGGAAAACGGATGCCGTgcccctgaatcgaggtctccatttctccaacgcacccCGCCGGGAGCCCAAAGGACTCGACTTTGGCTGtcgaatttcagttgttcaagagcgggaAGGTAAATGCGAGCCTTTCTCTTTGCGACTTCCACGAAGCGGTCCgacattacttcgggcagcttcggtaaatcgagaaagagggcatgtgtcagtttgcctttgtcgactttccgaaactctacgagctcacgtacgcgtgatctggcatagtgtgagtagtACACCCGGTGCTCAATCTGACATCTCTGAAGGAAAGTAGGAAACCACAATCCACAATTGGCTCCTCAAGCCGCCAATTCGTCATCACTGATCTCCCTGGCCTAAGGCAATAGCATGGTAGCATATGACATACGTTCCTCGTACAAGTACTTATTTAATTGTATTTATAAattgaacaaaataaaaaataacgaaaaatGACGGCAGAGAGAATAGAAATTGGCGCGCTAACATTAAACGGAACAACGGATGAGGATGTTGTAACGCCCTGGGACGTTACATCTACAAACGAAACTGGAATTGATTACGATAAACTGATTAGTGAGTTCTACAaagataatattttataaagaatGCTTTAAGaattagaaatatttttgttatattaacaaaaataactattattttattatgttgATCTCATGTAGGTTATAATGTTTTTCAAAAGGCGGAAATTTACGTGACCAATTCCTCTTTATTATTATAGGGAAATTCGGAAGTTCAAAAATCGATGAAGAACTATTATCCAGGTTTGAGAAAATCACTGGCCAAAAACCTCATCATTTCCTTAAAAGAGGAATATTTTTTTCTCATCGAGACATGCATACTATTTTAAATTTGTACGAACAAGGAAAACCTTTTTACCTTTACACCGGTAGAGGACCCAGTTCAGATTCCATGCACTTGGGCCATCTTATACCATTTATGTTTTGTAAATGGTTACAAGATGTATTTCAAGTTCCATTAGTCGTACAATTGACAGACGATGAAAAAGCAATATGGAAAAATATAAAGATTGAAGATGCAATCAAGCTGGCCTATAATAATGCAAAAGACATTATTGCCCTTGGTTTCAAGCCAGATAAAACTTTTATCTTCTCCAATTTAGAACATATTGGAAATAATCCTGCATTCTATCAAAATGTAATTAGGATACAAAGATGTGTTACGTTCAACCAAGTGAAAGGTATATTTGGATTTGGAGATAGCGATCCAATTGGAAAAATTGCATTTCCACCTACTCAAGCTGCACCAGCAATTTCTGGaacttttccttttatttttaagAATGCAAAAGTTCATTGTTTGATTCCATGTGCCATTGATCAAGATCCTTATTTTCGAATGACAAGGGACGTTGCACCAAAGATTGGCTATCCAAAACCAGCTTTACTACATTCTATATTCTTCCCAGCCCTGCAGGGCTCTAAAACAAAAATGTCTGCTAGCAATGACAACACTGCAATATTCTTGACAGATACAGccaaacaaataaaaactaAAGTTAACAAACATGCATTCTCAGGAGGACAGGCCACTGTTGAAGAACATAGACAACTAGGAGGCAATTGTGAAATTGATATATCGTATCAATGGTTAAGATTCTTTCTAGAAGATGATGAAAAATTAGAACAACTTAGAAAGgtaagtttaaataaaaataaaaatttagtttcttttatatatatatatacaaacaaGTgtgcataaaaaatatatagaaaCATGATCAATCGTAATTTTCAGGGTTATACTAGTGGAGAAATTTTAACAGGAGAACTTAAGAAAGAATTGATAGATATTTTGCAACCTCTGGTAGCTGCGCATCAAGCAACTAGAAGTAAACTAACGGATGACACAGTCAGAGAGTATATGATTCCTAGGGATCTTGGTTTTATAACAAAAGTAAAATAATTGCACAAAAATTACTCTTTATGTATATAAAGCACATTTCCAGAAAAACTCCCTTCTCatgagtttatttaattttatttattttagaaatataaaaagtaattgatttgttaaaaaatttattttccgaaATGCGATAATGATAGATTAAActgcttttttaaaaatgatgtATTTCATAATTATATCTACAGTCCTTCCTATTTAAATATACATGGAGGTATAACATATATTTTCAAAAGAAACTTTAAAAAATACGTTATTAATTCTCCATGAAAGTAGtccaatatttttgttatattaaTTACCTAAAGAAAACATGGAGAGAGCATTTTAAAATTATCTGGCTAAATCAGTTTTAATTTATCAAATAAGATATCTTGTTATTTCTGATTCAATTATGGCTATTTAGAATATGACTTGACAGGAATGTATTAAAATCATCAACTTTATGAAAAATCTATTTTAAATTCTTACAAtccgttataaaaataaaaataaagtatttATCTCGTCCATTAAttgtatcatttttttttttcgcgaaacgGAACAGCAGATTAATGTGGACGTTTATTAACCGCAATTTTTCTTATCAAAATATAAAATGAGCATGTCAGCAtttcataaaaataatatttaaaatgttttccAAACAATTACGCTAAAGGAAATCTAACTAGATAATCTGTGCATGAATCAGAATTACATAAAACGGGGAAACAATGTTCGTCAAAATACTATCGCTTATcgagaaataatatatttttttgtactGTTTATAAATGTTAAGTAATTTTACATGCATTACGTATAAaacaattaatattattataaaaaataattttttttataactagAATTCAATATTATAGTTGGATCGATTAAGAACTCATAAAAATAAATCTCGAGGATGTAAGCACGAGTCACAGAAATTCGAAATTCAAACTAACTGAATTTGCTGACCGTAGCAATACCGATAAACGCAGTAATCAGTGACAGTACAATTTATCATCAACAAGAACTTGGTGTTTTTGTTTATACGCGTCTTCGAGAGAGTTAATTCCAGTATCGCGCGTGAGTTAATTTTACTTCAGAATCCAATATGATTGCCCAGGCTTGAGCGGAAATCGTGGGTTTTTGATTGGAAGATCATGACGCCACGAGGCAATGCTATTAATAACCAACGCATGCGCAGAAAATCGCCTAGTGTATATCCGCCATTCATACAAGTCGATTTCGTTGGTTCTGTGTGTTGAGCCTAGCAAAGGAACATGGTGATAGTGATATGAAACAAGTCTATTAGCAATACCACGCTCTACACATATACTTTTCCGAAGTAACGATGATATTTGGTCACGATCTCCCTACGTAAGTTTCGCGAACATGCAATCTGAGGTATAAACTATTTTAGTCGCAAAATTTTACACTGCCAAATAGAGTTTCTTGTTAAAATCTAGTATAGCTTACTTTCCCCCCATATTCCATTAATTTACAACATCGACCGAGTTAC
The Colletes latitarsis isolate SP2378_abdomen chromosome 14, iyColLati1, whole genome shotgun sequence DNA segment above includes these coding regions:
- the LOC143349951 gene encoding uncharacterized protein LOC143349951 isoform X2, giving the protein MGNNGSNSRDEQAASMCSPGSEASRGWSQSFPRELARHRSQQPTAARKVLPEPSNQRLRATDNGSIIHNGGTISGRRPPTFASSRDLGKHEGPFRGRSTSASNVAEPRSRRIERHCRRYQSDASQQEIAAELKRFGSEPDLRYSPDVGASFQDHRQIADGEDGRSSNCRRVDRDAKDRVESRYKARKKYKAPAPPTLLELTGDDPRCARDLDARCRFEREVQPPPPRRSRLFKTRAESKKAQVSWQLSGLNRAFDRERVRGGRESSEDPRRVDEHRQRPKQIDGKNTLQRSMSSPEFQAELIQVARRVRDKLDFTGTANASESTTEFRSLDRRLDVSVGCEGDRVFREKSPDGRESRDANEPLSPKSTSRGKRPEETKPVSSLDRDEARKPLRERIERKAADRRRRANEGAKHGKRVEVTVGVADRPRAAKDARETRGWPVGRPSTPETLGQRKTGDKENSDPSWWNGDKANDRRKQSNDEKWPAPDKPETKNGPALSEEAKTLEEHRREDDQFALSTHPAPKTFYFGMNEILTSESRDGSHHRKQETRAKFRDLEDGRSSVDTADDTDDNSGRNVVEDISLKLRPTLPKKQLEIPRFSPSAAWRLLSALEAPGPSMSTASEEIPVMFEERIERLSRPPPPPPPLLALGPRSLHDKSGDSGISGDAGAPNEDSLDVSTINRIKTPATRPTWTPQQDLGEESSSDAGVDSPPPLATPLKYPPRAHVFSLSLPREDSRSYLCAPETKPREVSAFNSLKKLKRSVSGAFGIGSHDLHRKSAPDVLDDNWFLSTSAPTSLQHNQVVEVTRVSTSVWRPFVPRDDPEENVDDDEEEEDEEEEDEDIAEDEDAEGDDEVDDDAGDELVSEGKVNDFPVVMKPPSFSYLTPGGHVMYLPESNEAEHRVLSLNGRKIATGEEATIREKTGNSKDRAVTAKRRSKNSRSCVGGVASSRAVGERSSFVESYENNGEAKQRRRQSSSCERESNGEPSVESAERKPQPKSKSKSRRFTFQSTVRQIERRRLAEKLSREAEAKERQRKGELEAMRKVEEEFQRKRAKEKANIRQQLRLFKEMEENFNNMPAVEWDGSQLSRAEPDGAPSSTASSPTWLPAEKSATTAAKNLDASSEFHRQREPGSGSGSGSGSGSASDSKHRRGEQTSYRPKYYDWAPDTSSNLEYKQTTVHPKIVCDIPKSSPVFVDVNVHSAKPVTSNSTPRSDNYRKDFAHGAMIGRSSFASSDSEFSQPNTRPHSRETGIKSKPHHRSRF
- the LOC143349951 gene encoding uncharacterized protein LOC143349951 isoform X1, whose amino-acid sequence is MGNNGSNSRDEQAASMCSPGSEASRGWSQSFPRELARHRSQQPTAARKVLPEPSNQRLRATDNGSIIHNGGTISGRRPPTFASSRDLGKHEGPFRGRSTSASNVAEPRSRRIERHCRRYQSDASQQEIAAELKRFGSEPDLRYSPDVGASFQDHRQIADGEDGRSSNCRRVDRDAKDRVESRYKARKKYKAPAPPTLLELTGDDPRCARDLDARCRFEREVQPPPPRRSRLFKTRAESKKAQVSWQLSGLNRAFDRERVRGGRESSEDPRRVDEHRQRPKQIDGKNTLQRSMSSPEFQAELIQVARRVRDKLDFTGTANASESTTEFRSLDRRLDVSVGCEGDRVFREKSPDGRESRDANEPLSPKSTSRGKRPEETKPVSSLDRDEARKPLRERIERKAADRRRRANEGAKHGKRVEVTVGVADRPRAAKDARETRGWPVGRPSTPETLGQRKTGDKENSDPSWWNGDKANDRRKQSNDEKWPAPDKPETKNGPALSEEAKTLEEHRREDDQFALSTHPAPKTFYFGMNEILTSESRDGSHHRKQETRAKFRDLEDGRSSVDTADDTDDNSGRNVVEDISLKLRPTLPKKQLEIPRFSPSAAWRLLSALEAPGPSMSTASEEIPVMFEERIERLSRPPPPPPPLLALGPRSLHDKSGDSGISGDAGAPNEDSLDVSTINRIKTPATRPTWTPQQDLGEESSSDAGVDSPPPLATPLKYPPRAHVFSLSLPREDSRSYLCAPETKPREVSAFNSLKKLKRSVSGAFGIGSHDLHRKSAPDVLDDNWFLSTSAPTSLQHNQVVEVTRVSTSVWRPFVPRDDPEENVDDDEEEEDEEEEDEDIAEDEDAEGDDEVDDDAGDELVSEGKVNDFPVVMKPPSFSYLTPGGHVMYLPESNEAEHRVLSLNGRKIATGEEATIREKTGNSKDRAVTAKRRSKNSRSCVGGVASSRAVGERSSFVESYENNGEAKQRRRQSSSCERESNGEPSVESAERKPQPKSKSKSRRFTFQSTVRQIERRRLAEKLSREAEAKERQRKGELEAMRKVEEEFQRKRAKEKANIRQQLRLFKEMEENFNNMPAVEWDGSQLSRAEPDGAPSSTASSPTWLPAEKSATTAAKNLDASSEFHRQREPGSGSGSGSGSGSASDSKHRRGEQTSYRPKYYDWAPDTSSNLEYKQTTVHPKIVCDIPKSSPVFVDVNVHSAKPVTSNSTPRSDNYRKDFAHGAMIGRSSFASSDSEFSQPNTRPHSRETGIKSKPHHRSRSASPERSDDAATSEEETPVEPAKRPRNPTHDFILNGVQPFTKKKTYRPIAFNPQPPPPIPS
- the Trprs gene encoding tryptophanyl-tRNA synthetase encodes the protein MTAERIEIGALTLNGTTDEDVVTPWDVTSTNETGIDYDKLIRKFGSSKIDEELLSRFEKITGQKPHHFLKRGIFFSHRDMHTILNLYEQGKPFYLYTGRGPSSDSMHLGHLIPFMFCKWLQDVFQVPLVVQLTDDEKAIWKNIKIEDAIKLAYNNAKDIIALGFKPDKTFIFSNLEHIGNNPAFYQNVIRIQRCVTFNQVKGIFGFGDSDPIGKIAFPPTQAAPAISGTFPFIFKNAKVHCLIPCAIDQDPYFRMTRDVAPKIGYPKPALLHSIFFPALQGSKTKMSASNDNTAIFLTDTAKQIKTKVNKHAFSGGQATVEEHRQLGGNCEIDISYQWLRFFLEDDEKLEQLRKGYTSGEILTGELKKELIDILQPLVAAHQATRSKLTDDTVREYMIPRDLGFITKVK